The following are from one region of the Phycisphaeraceae bacterium genome:
- a CDS encoding ROK family protein — translation MPALGIDIGGSSIKLALIDHHAPITIAASDHYNQPSPDQLTAHLARAATRLPIPPDITAIGICLPGIMAPDGIRIERSVNLPALQGTNLPDLIAHVTTSPAPRRIFTDAHAAAFGYWSEHPLPDRLFALSLGTGVGACVLDNGQQLLVTARSSGHFGQIDVGPCDDPQPIGPDGGHNSLEAYIGLPALHARYGSALAGHLTTLTAADPPLRALVRALRIAHAIYRPQHIALLGGLGLQLAPHRDAIKAAVDEHLTCIADPAWSLHTAESSHHAAIGAARLASA, via the coding sequence GTGCCCGCCCTCGGTATCGACATCGGTGGCTCTTCCATCAAACTCGCGCTCATCGATCACCACGCACCCATCACCATCGCTGCCAGCGACCACTACAACCAGCCCTCCCCCGACCAACTCACAGCCCACCTCGCCCGCGCAGCAACTCGGCTCCCCATCCCCCCCGACATCACCGCCATCGGCATCTGCCTCCCCGGCATCATGGCGCCCGACGGCATCCGCATCGAGCGCTCCGTCAACCTCCCCGCCCTGCAGGGTACCAACCTGCCCGATCTCATCGCACACGTGACCACATCGCCCGCACCCCGCCGCATCTTCACCGACGCCCACGCCGCCGCCTTCGGCTACTGGTCCGAACACCCACTCCCCGACCGACTCTTCGCCCTCTCGCTCGGCACCGGCGTCGGAGCCTGCGTCCTCGACAACGGCCAACAACTCCTCGTCACCGCTCGCTCCTCCGGCCACTTCGGGCAAATCGACGTCGGTCCCTGCGACGACCCTCAACCCATCGGGCCCGACGGCGGGCACAACTCCCTCGAAGCCTACATCGGCCTCCCCGCGCTGCACGCCCGCTATGGCTCGGCCCTCGCTGGTCACCTCACGACGCTCACCGCTGCCGATCCGCCCCTCCGCGCCCTTGTCCGCGCGCTGCGCATCGCGCACGCCATCTACCGCCCGCAGCACATCGCCCTTCTCGGAGGCCTCGGCCTGCAACTCGCGCCGCATCGCGACGCCATCAAAGCCGCGGTCGATGAGCACCTCACCTGCATCGCCGACCCTGCCTGGTCGCTCCACACCGCCGAATCCTCGCACCACGCCGCCATCGGTGCCGCGCGACTCGCATCAGCCTGA
- a CDS encoding family 10 glycosylhydrolase, whose protein sequence is MKQTSLMMVVLAALLLMACEASNEPFVPYRHSDPVATTPRPPSEPAPRATPRAPAGPMKGLWITRWDFRTPRDVTEAIERAASLGVTDIFWQVRGQGDAFYASPFEPWGEELLADLPPGSTEPGFDPLALAIIQSKSRGMRIHAWVNVMPLWRGTTPPKSSRHLYHTQPEWRLTDRNGKQQALNEHYVIVNPVLPEVQNHIVRIIADIVDRYAIDGIHLDYIRFVSESVDKTSIYPSDPRSLGLFAKDSGRRELKTDDDLRAFRAWKRNKITELVRRIKTDALSRKPGLIYSAAVWRDPTIAQVEYLQDAALWLREGTIDIAMPMIYSTNDQQFREDMNAWRQAVGSAALIPGLGAYMHDDPQQTIRQIRIAASPAGYAIFAYASLFDSANPLEYMTPEARAKRQVRRQALGQFMRQDAARP, encoded by the coding sequence ATGAAACAGACTTCTCTCATGATGGTCGTCCTTGCCGCCCTGCTCCTGATGGCTTGCGAAGCAAGCAACGAGCCATTCGTCCCCTATCGCCACAGCGACCCGGTTGCCACCACGCCGCGCCCGCCGTCCGAACCCGCGCCACGCGCCACGCCTCGCGCCCCCGCAGGTCCCATGAAAGGCCTCTGGATCACCCGCTGGGACTTCCGCACCCCGCGCGACGTCACCGAAGCCATCGAACGCGCCGCTTCCCTCGGCGTCACCGACATCTTCTGGCAAGTCCGAGGCCAGGGCGACGCCTTCTACGCCAGCCCCTTCGAGCCTTGGGGCGAAGAACTCCTCGCCGATCTCCCCCCCGGCTCCACCGAACCCGGGTTCGACCCCCTCGCCCTGGCCATCATCCAATCCAAAAGCCGAGGCATGCGCATCCACGCATGGGTCAATGTCATGCCCCTCTGGCGAGGCACCACACCCCCAAAGTCCTCACGCCACCTCTACCACACCCAACCCGAGTGGCGCCTCACCGACCGCAACGGCAAACAACAGGCCCTCAACGAGCACTACGTCATCGTCAACCCCGTCCTGCCCGAAGTTCAAAACCACATCGTCCGCATCATCGCAGACATCGTCGATCGCTACGCCATCGATGGCATCCACCTCGACTACATCCGCTTCGTCTCCGAATCCGTCGACAAAACCAGCATCTACCCCTCCGACCCCCGTTCCCTCGGCCTCTTCGCCAAAGACAGCGGCCGCCGCGAACTCAAAACCGACGACGATCTCCGCGCCTTCCGCGCATGGAAACGAAACAAAATCACCGAACTCGTCCGCCGCATCAAGACCGACGCCCTCTCACGCAAGCCCGGCCTCATCTACTCCGCCGCTGTCTGGCGCGACCCGACGATCGCTCAGGTCGAGTATCTTCAAGACGCCGCACTCTGGCTCCGCGAAGGCACCATCGACATCGCCATGCCCATGATCTACTCCACCAACGACCAGCAGTTCCGCGAAGACATGAACGCATGGCGCCAGGCGGTCGGTTCGGCAGCGCTCATCCCAGGCCTCGGTGCCTACATGCACGATGACCCGCAGCAGACCATCCGTCAGATCCGCATCGCCGCCAGCCCCGCGGGCTACGCCATCTTCGCCTACGCCTCACTCTTCGACAGCGCCAACCCGCTCGAATACATGACCCCCGAAGCACGCGCAAAGCGACAGGTCCGACGCCAGGCGCTCGGCCAATTCATGCGGCAGGACGCCGCAAGGCCTTGA
- a CDS encoding winged helix-turn-helix transcriptional regulator, which produces MDQVFSALSHRARRRMLDLLMEGPGMTVRALASHFEISRIMVLKHLAMLEGAGLVVSQKAGRERRLYFNPVPIQVIYDRWTTAYTAFWASRMVDMKSRVEERAQKKGIRRA; this is translated from the coding sequence ATGGATCAGGTTTTTTCAGCCCTGTCGCACCGGGCGCGGCGGCGGATGCTCGATTTGTTGATGGAGGGGCCGGGGATGACAGTGCGGGCGCTGGCGTCGCATTTTGAAATCTCGCGGATCATGGTGCTCAAACACCTGGCGATGCTCGAAGGTGCGGGGCTTGTGGTCTCGCAGAAGGCGGGTCGGGAGCGCAGGCTCTATTTCAACCCGGTGCCGATTCAGGTGATCTATGACCGCTGGACGACGGCGTACACAGCGTTCTGGGCGTCGCGGATGGTGGACATGAAAAGCCGCGTTGAAGAGCGCGCGCAGAAGAAGGGGATTCGTCGTGCCTGA
- a CDS encoding SRPBCC domain-containing protein, with protein MPEVQNVFRVVIRASVEDVWHEITRTDAPILAFFNSRMDAGGLVPGATIAMRTPNGKYTGVVGEILEFDPPRRFVHTFRFTAYDDPPCTVAYDLKETAEGVEFTLTILDLPVGTKTAKQMVQGGSMIVKTLKAVMETGKPPMGIRMLYVLFAVMGPMTPKKCLSERWPVRGARNGAAHEQIGGH; from the coding sequence GTGCCTGAGGTGCAGAACGTGTTTCGGGTTGTGATTCGCGCATCGGTCGAAGACGTGTGGCATGAAATCACGCGGACCGACGCGCCGATCCTGGCGTTCTTCAACTCGCGGATGGATGCTGGCGGGCTCGTGCCGGGGGCGACGATTGCGATGCGCACGCCCAATGGCAAGTACACCGGCGTCGTGGGCGAGATTCTGGAGTTTGATCCGCCTCGGCGATTTGTGCACACGTTTCGGTTCACAGCGTATGACGATCCGCCTTGCACAGTGGCGTATGACCTCAAGGAAACAGCCGAGGGCGTGGAGTTCACGTTGACGATTCTGGATTTGCCTGTGGGCACGAAGACCGCCAAGCAGATGGTGCAGGGCGGGTCGATGATCGTCAAGACGCTCAAGGCGGTGATGGAAACGGGCAAGCCACCGATGGGGATCCGGATGCTCTATGTGCTGTTCGCGGTGATGGGGCCGATGACGCCAAAGAAGTGTCTGAGTGAACGGTGGCCGGTGCGCGGGGCTCGCAACGGTGCGGCGCACGAGCAGATAGGAGGACATTAA
- a CDS encoding ThuA domain-containing protein, whose protein sequence is MSIRTIVWNEFIHEREHADIAAIYPEGMHACIAAALSREPDIAASTATLDQPDHGLPQSRLDDTDVLIWWGHMAHDRVSDAIVDRVQKRVLEGMGLVVLHSGHHSKVFKRLMGTTCSLSWREAGERERIWVVNPSHPIAAGIDGSFVIEHEEMYGEPFGIPEPEQTVFISWFKGGEVFRSGVCYERGAGRIFYFRPGHETYPTYHHPQVQRVIANAVRWARPRAERWIDQCPNVKQMPES, encoded by the coding sequence ATGAGCATCCGCACCATCGTCTGGAATGAGTTCATCCACGAGCGCGAGCACGCCGACATCGCTGCCATCTACCCCGAAGGCATGCACGCCTGCATCGCTGCTGCGCTGAGCCGCGAGCCCGATATCGCCGCCTCGACCGCAACACTCGATCAGCCCGACCATGGCCTGCCCCAGTCACGTCTCGACGACACCGACGTCCTCATCTGGTGGGGGCACATGGCCCACGATCGCGTGTCCGATGCGATCGTCGATCGTGTGCAGAAACGCGTCCTCGAAGGCATGGGCCTCGTCGTGTTGCACTCGGGGCACCACTCCAAGGTCTTCAAACGCCTCATGGGCACAACCTGCTCGCTCTCATGGCGCGAAGCCGGCGAGCGCGAACGCATCTGGGTCGTCAACCCAAGCCATCCTATCGCAGCAGGCATCGACGGCTCCTTCGTCATCGAGCATGAAGAAATGTACGGCGAACCTTTCGGTATTCCCGAGCCCGAGCAGACCGTCTTCATCAGCTGGTTCAAAGGCGGCGAAGTCTTCCGCTCCGGCGTCTGCTACGAACGAGGCGCAGGACGCATCTTCTACTTCCGCCCCGGACACGAAACCTATCCGACCTACCACCACCCGCAGGTTCAGCGCGTCATCGCAAACGCCGTCCGCTGGGCCAGACCACGCGCCGAACGCTGGATCGACCAGTGCCCAAACGTCAAACAAATGCCCGAATCCTAA
- a CDS encoding Glu/Leu/Phe/Val dehydrogenase — protein MTTVTSANANVAPSTRNPIFDELGFPTDPDNLYLQTVEVMLKAADLIDLKHRVKIILAQPKNEIMVHFPVRMDDGHHKLFKGYRIQHNNALGPYKGGFRFHPDVHLDDVKSLALLMTMKSALVRIPYGGGKGGVKCNPRELSAGEIERVTRRYASAIANEIGPDYDIPAPDVGTNAQIMAWFADTYMMSKEGKDASDAIRVVTGKPVEFGGSVGREKATGQGVADVLAEMLPGIGIPVQGMKVSLLGFGNVNSWGGRILQDMGAIIVAVGDHTGFIREDKGIDCFELATHCEKHGGVKGFTSATAVTEEQFYRTPVDVFVPGALEQMITPEKAEWLDCKVMAEGANAPSTPGGDRVLVSKGVEIIPAILANAGGVTVSYFEWLQNKSSVVWSAEQVDRELNRHMVLAARRTLAYREQYKCDLRTASFAAALDHIGSVYRVRGIFP, from the coding sequence ATGACAACGGTCACCAGCGCGAATGCAAACGTCGCCCCCAGCACCCGCAACCCAATCTTCGATGAACTCGGGTTCCCCACCGACCCGGACAATCTGTATTTGCAGACCGTCGAGGTCATGCTCAAGGCTGCCGACCTGATCGACCTCAAGCACCGCGTCAAGATCATCCTTGCTCAGCCCAAGAACGAGATCATGGTCCACTTCCCCGTCCGCATGGATGACGGGCACCACAAACTCTTCAAGGGCTATCGCATCCAACACAACAACGCCCTCGGGCCATACAAAGGCGGATTCCGCTTCCACCCCGACGTGCACCTCGACGACGTCAAGAGTCTGGCCCTCCTCATGACCATGAAGTCCGCGCTCGTTCGCATCCCTTACGGCGGCGGCAAGGGCGGCGTCAAATGCAACCCGCGCGAACTCAGCGCCGGTGAGATCGAACGCGTGACCCGTCGCTACGCCTCGGCCATCGCAAACGAAATCGGACCCGACTACGACATCCCCGCTCCCGACGTCGGCACCAACGCCCAGATCATGGCATGGTTCGCCGACACCTACATGATGAGCAAGGAAGGCAAGGACGCTTCCGACGCCATCCGCGTCGTCACCGGCAAGCCCGTCGAGTTCGGCGGATCGGTCGGACGCGAAAAAGCCACCGGACAGGGCGTCGCCGACGTTCTGGCCGAAATGCTCCCCGGCATCGGTATTCCGGTCCAGGGCATGAAGGTCAGTCTCCTCGGCTTCGGCAACGTCAACAGCTGGGGCGGACGCATCCTTCAGGACATGGGCGCCATCATCGTCGCGGTCGGCGACCACACCGGGTTCATCCGCGAAGACAAGGGAATCGACTGTTTCGAACTCGCAACCCATTGCGAAAAGCACGGCGGCGTCAAAGGCTTCACCAGCGCCACCGCAGTCACCGAAGAACAGTTCTACCGCACGCCCGTCGATGTCTTTGTTCCTGGTGCCCTCGAACAGATGATCACCCCCGAAAAGGCCGAATGGCTCGATTGCAAAGTCATGGCTGAGGGCGCAAACGCCCCCTCCACACCCGGAGGCGACCGCGTTCTGGTCAGCAAGGGCGTCGAGATCATCCCCGCAATTCTCGCCAACGCCGGCGGCGTCACGGTCTCATACTTCGAATGGCTCCAGAACAAGTCATCCGTCGTCTGGAGCGCCGAGCAGGTCGATCGCGAACTCAACCGGCACATGGTGCTCGCTGCACGTCGCACACTCGCATACCGCGAACAATACAAGTGCGACCTGCGGACCGCTTCCTTCGCCGCAGCCCTCGATCACATCGGCAGTGTCTACCGCGTCCGCGGAATCTTCCCGTAA
- a CDS encoding 30S ribosomal protein S1 → MIDETLIASLGLLDDEAQAMLNAAFGGSGADMEALLGKQVSDLQAGKLIKGRVIGFSGDDVVVEVGLKSEGLIPREEFSNLTDLRIGDNVDVLLESVEGDGGLIQLSKRKADRQIAWQRIVESTKEGDDVEGTVMRKIKGGLLVDIGVPVFLPASQVDVRRPHEIGDFIGRKVRARILKIDTERRNIVISRRKLIEEERDGAKRRLLGTLSEGQMVTGTVKNIADFGAFIDLGGIDGLLHITDMSWGRINHPSDLLRVDQKIEVKVLNVDRDKEKIALGLKQKEDSPWEQIEARYPVGSRINGEIVNIMSYGAFVRLEDGIEGLVHISEMSWTRRINHPSEVVNPGDTVEVVILDIDKHKQEISLGMKQVDVNPWELVSERYPPGTIIEGAVRNLANYGAFIEIEPGIDGLLHISDMSWTKKVTHPNELYKKGDMVRCVVLEVEQDKQRVSLGVKQLTEDPWIHAIPDAYKPGMVVRGHVTKITNFGVFVELEDDLEGLLHISELADHKVENPQDVVKSGEEIDVKILRVDISDRKIGLSLKRAQWGDTGGTEGDADFGGRPDLPSRGGMDDHDAMGTDKIKF, encoded by the coding sequence ATGATCGACGAAACCCTTATTGCTTCTCTTGGACTGTTGGATGACGAAGCGCAGGCGATGCTCAATGCAGCGTTTGGCGGCTCGGGCGCGGACATGGAGGCTCTGCTCGGCAAGCAGGTCAGTGACTTGCAGGCGGGCAAGCTCATCAAGGGGCGTGTCATCGGGTTCAGCGGCGACGATGTCGTTGTGGAGGTCGGGCTCAAGAGCGAAGGTCTGATCCCGCGTGAAGAGTTCTCAAACCTGACCGACCTGCGCATTGGCGACAATGTTGATGTGCTGCTCGAATCGGTCGAGGGTGACGGCGGGTTGATCCAACTCTCGAAGCGCAAGGCGGACCGCCAGATCGCGTGGCAGCGCATTGTCGAATCGACCAAGGAAGGCGATGATGTCGAAGGCACGGTCATGCGGAAGATCAAGGGCGGGCTGCTGGTCGATATCGGGGTGCCGGTGTTTCTGCCGGCATCGCAGGTTGACGTGCGCAGGCCTCACGAGATCGGGGATTTCATCGGGCGCAAGGTGCGGGCGCGGATTCTGAAGATTGACACTGAACGCCGCAACATCGTCATCAGCCGGCGCAAACTCATCGAGGAAGAGCGTGACGGGGCCAAGCGTCGTCTGCTCGGGACGCTGAGCGAAGGGCAGATGGTCACGGGAACGGTCAAGAACATTGCCGATTTCGGTGCGTTCATTGATCTGGGCGGAATCGACGGCCTGCTGCACATCACGGACATGTCGTGGGGCCGCATCAACCACCCGAGCGATCTGCTGCGGGTCGATCAGAAGATCGAAGTCAAGGTGCTCAATGTGGATCGCGACAAGGAGAAGATCGCGCTGGGGCTCAAGCAGAAGGAAGACAGCCCGTGGGAGCAGATCGAGGCGAGGTATCCGGTCGGGTCGCGCATCAACGGCGAGATCGTCAACATCATGTCGTACGGCGCGTTCGTGCGGCTTGAGGACGGGATCGAAGGCCTGGTGCACATCTCTGAAATGAGCTGGACGCGGCGGATCAATCACCCGTCGGAAGTGGTCAACCCCGGCGACACGGTCGAAGTCGTGATACTTGATATCGACAAGCACAAGCAGGAAATCAGCCTCGGGATGAAGCAGGTGGATGTCAACCCGTGGGAACTCGTCAGCGAGCGCTATCCCCCGGGGACGATCATCGAGGGTGCGGTGCGCAACCTTGCCAACTACGGCGCGTTCATCGAGATCGAGCCGGGCATCGATGGCCTGCTGCACATTTCTGACATGTCGTGGACCAAGAAGGTCACGCACCCGAACGAACTCTACAAGAAGGGCGACATGGTGCGGTGTGTGGTGCTGGAAGTCGAGCAGGACAAGCAGCGCGTGAGCCTTGGCGTCAAGCAGTTGACGGAGGATCCGTGGATCCACGCGATCCCGGACGCCTACAAGCCCGGCATGGTTGTGCGCGGGCATGTGACGAAGATCACGAACTTCGGCGTGTTTGTTGAGCTCGAAGACGATCTGGAAGGTCTGCTCCACATTTCGGAGTTGGCCGACCACAAGGTCGAAAACCCGCAGGATGTGGTCAAGAGCGGCGAAGAGATCGACGTCAAGATTCTCCGGGTGGATATCTCCGATCGCAAGATCGGGCTGAGCCTCAAGCGGGCCCAGTGGGGCGACACGGGCGGCACGGAAGGCGACGCGGACTTCGGTGGCCGGCCGGACCTGCCCTCGCGCGGCGGGATGGACGATCACGACGCGATGGGTACGGACAAGATCAAGTTCTGA
- the gyrA gene encoding DNA gyrase subunit A, producing the protein MAEHDVTDPQAADTPPPGDIDGNGTSAGSSGAGGGGHIVDHDIERELQDSYLTYAMSTIMDRALPDVRDGLKPSQRRILVAMNDLNLRPGKKQIKCAKITGDTSGNYHPHGDMVIYPTLVGMAQRWKMRVPLIDPQGNFGSIDGDPPAAQRYTEARMHHAAVDLLADLKLDTVDFQPNYDDRLTEPTVLPGKFPNLLINGGMGIAVGMATSLPPHNPSEIFDAIVRVVDNPQISLLELMTDEVGSDGVIVRQGVKGPDFPTGGTMLGRRGILEAYDSGRGRVTVRGTCHIEEMAHGREQIVIDEIPFGVVQDNLVEEIVNAVKEERLKDISDVRNESGRNAQTRIVLELKRGADARVVENQIFQHTQLQQTFSIINVALVNRQPRTMGLKQLIECYIEHRTEVIRRRTAHLLREAKKKAHILEGMIYAVIDIDEIIALIKSSQTREEAITKLMARRYRIPPGHPAAAMLPARLIEAVRKAEEFGGVKLSRVQAETIGSMRLIQLVGLEIERLVREYNELTVEIEDYERILADPQRVREIIKADCAEMKARYGSPRLTAIEEAEGDISIESLIQVEDVVVTISHLGYAKRLPASTYQAQGRGGKGIRASDSRDGDFVEHLFVASTHDDLLCFTDTGRVFKLKVYELPELSRTSKGRPIINYIELREGERACTYLAIKNFEASSHYLTFVSRGGIVKRTPLKAYSNVNRSGLIAVGLKEGDALLNVMLTTGSDDLILVTAEGMAIRFSEDDVRDMGRSAAGVKGIDLEDGNQVIGAVRVPMEPDKDGDLMTAAESMARNRCLLTITQNGYGKRTPVDEYRVAPEVGKMRSQSRGGKGRSDIRISDRNGPAIVALSVEQGDDIVVITRGGQLVRTAADTIRETGRGAQGVKVVSLNEGDSVVSAARVMDSVDAAVSSESSEATPDADD; encoded by the coding sequence ATGGCTGAACACGACGTGACTGATCCCCAGGCTGCGGACACTCCGCCGCCGGGCGACATCGATGGCAACGGAACGAGCGCCGGCAGCAGCGGCGCGGGTGGTGGCGGGCACATCGTCGACCACGACATCGAACGCGAGCTTCAGGACTCATACCTGACGTACGCGATGAGCACGATCATGGACCGGGCGCTGCCCGATGTTCGTGACGGGCTCAAGCCGAGCCAGCGTCGCATTCTGGTCGCGATGAACGACCTGAACCTGCGCCCCGGCAAGAAGCAGATCAAGTGCGCCAAGATCACCGGCGATACGTCAGGCAACTATCACCCGCACGGCGACATGGTTATTTATCCGACGCTCGTCGGGATGGCGCAAAGGTGGAAGATGCGCGTGCCGCTCATCGATCCGCAGGGAAACTTCGGCTCGATCGACGGCGACCCGCCGGCTGCGCAGCGGTATACCGAAGCGCGCATGCACCACGCAGCGGTCGATCTGCTGGCCGATCTGAAGCTCGACACCGTCGATTTCCAGCCCAACTACGACGATCGCCTCACCGAGCCAACGGTCCTGCCCGGCAAGTTTCCGAATCTGCTGATCAACGGCGGAATGGGTATCGCGGTGGGCATGGCGACGAGTCTGCCGCCTCATAACCCGAGCGAGATCTTCGACGCGATTGTGCGTGTTGTCGATAACCCGCAGATCTCGCTGCTCGAACTGATGACCGACGAGGTCGGCAGCGACGGGGTCATCGTGCGTCAGGGCGTCAAGGGGCCCGACTTTCCGACGGGGGGCACCATGCTCGGCCGGCGCGGTATCCTTGAGGCGTACGACAGTGGTCGCGGTCGTGTGACGGTGCGCGGCACATGCCATATCGAAGAAATGGCACATGGCCGCGAACAGATCGTTATCGACGAGATCCCGTTCGGCGTGGTGCAGGACAATCTTGTCGAGGAGATTGTCAACGCGGTCAAGGAAGAACGCCTCAAGGACATCTCGGACGTGCGCAATGAATCGGGGCGCAACGCCCAGACGCGCATCGTGCTCGAACTCAAGCGCGGGGCCGACGCGCGCGTCGTCGAGAACCAGATCTTTCAGCACACGCAGTTGCAGCAGACGTTCAGCATCATCAACGTTGCGCTTGTGAATCGCCAGCCTCGCACGATGGGGCTCAAGCAGCTCATCGAGTGCTATATCGAGCATCGCACGGAAGTGATCCGTCGGCGGACGGCGCATCTGCTGCGCGAAGCCAAGAAGAAGGCTCACATTCTCGAAGGAATGATCTACGCGGTCATCGACATCGACGAGATCATCGCCCTGATCAAATCCAGCCAGACGCGCGAAGAAGCCATCACCAAGTTGATGGCGCGACGCTATCGCATCCCGCCCGGGCACCCGGCAGCAGCGATGCTGCCCGCGAGGTTGATCGAGGCGGTGCGAAAGGCGGAGGAATTCGGCGGTGTGAAGCTCAGCCGCGTACAGGCCGAGACGATCGGCAGCATGCGCCTGATCCAGCTCGTAGGGCTGGAGATCGAGCGACTGGTTCGTGAGTACAACGAACTGACCGTGGAGATCGAGGATTACGAGCGCATCCTGGCCGATCCGCAGCGAGTCCGCGAGATCATCAAGGCCGACTGCGCCGAGATGAAGGCCCGCTACGGCTCACCGCGTCTGACCGCGATCGAAGAGGCGGAGGGAGACATCTCGATTGAATCGCTGATTCAGGTCGAGGATGTTGTTGTGACGATCAGCCACCTGGGCTATGCCAAGCGGCTGCCCGCTTCGACGTATCAGGCCCAGGGGCGTGGTGGCAAGGGCATTCGCGCTTCGGACAGCCGCGACGGGGACTTTGTCGAACATCTGTTCGTCGCGAGCACGCATGACGATTTGTTGTGTTTCACGGATACGGGTCGGGTGTTCAAACTCAAGGTGTATGAACTGCCCGAGCTGAGCCGCACGAGCAAGGGCCGCCCGATCATCAACTACATTGAGTTGCGCGAGGGCGAGCGCGCGTGCACCTATCTGGCGATCAAGAATTTTGAAGCGAGCAGTCACTATCTGACATTCGTTTCGCGTGGCGGGATCGTCAAGAGGACTCCGCTCAAGGCGTACAGCAACGTCAACCGATCGGGGCTGATTGCGGTGGGGCTCAAGGAGGGCGACGCGCTGCTCAATGTCATGTTGACAACGGGTTCGGACGACCTGATTCTCGTGACGGCGGAAGGCATGGCCATTCGTTTTAGCGAGGACGATGTGCGCGACATGGGGCGGTCGGCTGCGGGGGTCAAGGGGATCGACCTCGAGGACGGCAATCAGGTCATTGGGGCGGTGCGTGTGCCGATGGAGCCAGACAAGGATGGAGATCTGATGACTGCGGCCGAGTCGATGGCGCGGAATCGGTGCCTTTTGACCATCACGCAAAATGGATATGGCAAGCGCACACCGGTTGATGAATATCGCGTCGCGCCCGAGGTTGGCAAGATGCGCAGCCAAAGTCGTGGCGGAAAGGGCCGAAGCGACATTCGCATCAGCGACCGCAATGGCCCGGCCATCGTGGCGCTGAGCGTCGAACAGGGCGACGACATTGTCGTCATCACCCGCGGAGGGCAGCTTGTCCGTACAGCCGCCGACACCATCCGCGAAACAGGTCGTGGAGCGCAAGGCGTCAAGGTTGTGTCGCTCAACGAGGGCGATTCGGTCGTTTCGGCTGCCCGCGTGATGGACAGTGTCGACGCTGCAGTCAGCAGTGAATCGAGCGAGGCAACTCCCGACGCGGACGATTGA
- a CDS encoding STAS domain-containing protein, with translation MATDWSDNIVLANLTDEPALSEELSNLGDRIAGREAGQVPHVVLDFGQVSYINSSNIAQMLRLRKILDEASKQMRICGVSDEVWSVLMVTGLDRVFKFEPDTLTALAGLQIADGQ, from the coding sequence ATGGCAACCGACTGGTCCGACAACATCGTGCTGGCAAACCTGACCGACGAGCCTGCGCTTTCGGAGGAGCTGTCGAACCTGGGCGACCGGATTGCGGGGCGTGAAGCCGGGCAGGTGCCGCATGTGGTTCTCGACTTCGGGCAGGTCAGTTACATCAACAGTTCGAACATCGCTCAGATGCTCCGCTTGCGCAAGATCCTCGACGAGGCCAGCAAGCAGATGCGGATCTGTGGCGTGAGCGATGAAGTCTGGTCGGTGCTGATGGTGACGGGGCTGGACCGCGTCTTCAAGTTCGAACCCGACACGCTCACAGCGCTGGCCGGCCTGCAGATCGCCGACGGGCAGTAA